A stretch of DNA from Serinibacter arcticus:
CCGCGGCCGACAGCCTCCCGCTCACGACGGCGTCGCCCGCCCTCGCCGAGGAGCTGACCCGGACGCGCCGGCTCGGTCGGGCCGCCCGGAACGTGCGCGCCGCCTCCCCGGCGGGATCGCAGGTCAACGGTCTCGACGGCGGGCTCGCCGCCCTCGTGGACGCGCTGGCCGCACAGGTGCGGAACGCGGGTGGCACGATCCGCACCGGCGTCGAGGTCGTCAGCCTCGTGCCCGGGGGCCTCCGGGTCCGCCCGCACGACGGCGGTGCGCCGGGCTCCGAGGAGGAGGTGGCAGGGCCGGTGGTGCTGGCGGCACCGGGGATCGCCCCGGGGACCACGCGCGAGCGCGAGATCACCGTCGTCGCGGCCGCCGTCCGCTCGCACCGACTGACCGGGGCGCCCCGCGGCACCGGCGTGCTCGTCTCGGCGGGCGCGCCGGACGTCGCCGCCCGCGCGCTGACCCACTCGAGCGCCAAGTGGTCCTGGCTCGCGGCCGTCGCCGACGTCCACCTGGTCCGGCTGTCCTACGACGTCCCACCCGCGCCGGAGGACCTCGAGCGGGTGCTCGAGTGCGACGTCCGCGCGCTGACGGGTGCGACCGATGCCGAGGTGCTCGAGCACGTCGCCCGCACCTGGCGGCGCACGCTCGCCGTCTTCCCCGATCCGCAGGCCGACCCGGCGGGCTCGCCCCGGCTCGTCGGC
This window harbors:
- a CDS encoding protoporphyrinogen/coproporphyrinogen oxidase, whose product is MPATRSSTPSDALPVIVVGAGIAGLVVARDLAAAGVRVVVLERSERLGGQIDSAMLAGRRVDVGAESFATRGSAVADLLADLGLADHVRSPLDRPAWIHYSTGRSYPLPAAGMLGIPVRPLAREMVAVLGWRGALRAAADAVLPRRSFPARASVGDVVGARMGRTVVERLVDPVVRGVYSSAADSLPLTTASPALAEELTRTRRLGRAARNVRAASPAGSQVNGLDGGLAALVDALAAQVRNAGGTIRTGVEVVSLVPGGLRVRPHDGGAPGSEEEVAGPVVLAAPGIAPGTTREREITVVAAAVRSHRLTGAPRGTGVLVSAGAPDVAARALTHSSAKWSWLAAVADVHLVRLSYDVPPAPEDLERVLECDVRALTGATDAEVLEHVARTWRRTLAVFPDPQADPAGSPRLVGEASGRTGLASIVPHARTVAAELAAAEPLSSSTTSTTQGAPS